The window CCTGAATGGGGCTATGATTTACGTCAAGCTCTCGATGCTCTACCTACTGGTATTTGGTGGACAACTTTATTTCCTGGTTTGGCTCTCACACTCATGGTAGTAGGATTGTCTCTTTTAGGAGAGGGATTAAGTGAGCTAATTAATCCACGTAATAATTCTTCTCGATAAGATTTTTACTTTTAAGGAAGAGAGAGCCAGGATTGTGGGTTAAAATCTGCGTAAATTATAAAACACTTAATTAAATTTTTGTTGGCGAGCGCATCAATCTTATGAGCAGTCGTTAGAAGTTCCCATTGAGATTTTTGTAGTTATTGGGACAATCGGGATCGGCATTATTATGTAAAGTAGGTGGTAGTGCCGTTGCTGTACCAGGGGTGTTTGCTTCACAGAGTATGCTAACAACAAACTCTCGATAGTTGCTATCAACATACCTGTTAGTTCCGCCGGAATAAGCTTTTAGGGAAGGATCTACAGGCGTGGCAATAATGCTTGTGGTATCCGCACTAGAACTCATTTGGAAAGTGTAGCCCTTATAAGTATCAACACTACTATTATTGTCGAGTGTACCAACCAAGAGAGTACTATAATTAGTAGCAAAAGAATCGTTCTCCATCCGATACACAACTTGAGCATGGTTGACACGAGCAATACTTTCTCTGGCTGCTGATTGTTTAGCTTTAACAGTTTGTTTAATAAAGCTAGGTATCCCAATTGCTGCGAGAATTCCAATAATTAACATAACTACAAGCAGTTCAAACAGGGTAAAACCTTGATTCTGTTGTTCTAATTGAGGACTTTGTAAGGAATTGGCTTTTAATTCAATCTTACTCATGTCTATTTCCCTTTACAGAGGCTATAATTAATATTCCAACGCTAAATTTAGCATACCCACTTCTGTTGCTGGTCAATCAGGTAGCGTGAGATTGTATCTTTGAAAACAAGCTCTAGAGGATGAGCGATAGCTCATTAATAGCTGAGTGCTACAATAATTACAACTAAAAGCAAAAAAGCGAAGATTATTATGTGATCTTGCCGAGATTAAAAAGATTGGAATATCCCAGCATAAATTTACTTTCAGATGTTTATTTAGATATATTGAGTTGGTCAGGTGAAAGACAACACTGACAGCGAGCGCCTGCAATTTACCGATTGTTACTTGTCCAGGTGAATTTATGCGCGGTCGTCACTCCTACGGTATTCTCAGGATGCTTGGAGTTACAGACACAATTGCTAAAGATGAAGCAGAATATATTGAAATTGCTGTGAGACTAGGTTTAGATCAAGAGTGGCGACAAAGTATTATCAATAAAATTAACCAAAACCAAGACCGCGTTTATGAAGATAAAAATTGTGTAGTAGCGTTGGAAAAATTTTACCAGTGTGTTGTTTATCAATGA is drawn from Oculatellaceae cyanobacterium and contains these coding sequences:
- a CDS encoding type IV pilin-like G/H family protein encodes the protein MSKIELKANSLQSPQLEQQNQGFTLFELLVVMLIIGILAAIGIPSFIKQTVKAKQSAARESIARVNHAQVVYRMENDSFATNYSTLLVGTLDNNSSVDTYKGYTFQMSSSADTTSIIATPVDPSLKAYSGGTNRYVDSNYREFVVSILCEANTPGTATALPPTLHNNADPDCPNNYKNLNGNF